TCCCGTACTACCATCCCTCACCAAGGCTAAATTCTCCATCTTCCTCGCATACGGCTTATCAATATCAGAAATATCCAGGGCTATCACCGCATCGGGATTTACCCTGCCCGCACCATCGGCCAATAAGTTTCCGTTTATCTGCCCCGTGAGATCGTGCTTGCCGATATTCCTCGATAACCTTCCCTCGGTCTTAATCAAAGGAATCTGTTCGTTTAAGCTCCTTGAGATGCTGGAGAGCTTCACATCCTTGCTTGCCTGAATCCCATAAAGCATCTGAACCATAAACTTCCTTCCAGGCTTCTGAAAGCCACAAGAGATCTTATGGGCAAATTTTGATTTTTCCAGCAATTTTGCTATCATTGTCCATGGGTTCCTCCTTGCGGTCCTGAGAGTTTCCTCAAAATTCTCCCTCGAAACTCTTCTACCATAGGAGGAACCCCCATTTCCACTTCTTCATATCAGCTTCCCCTTGCCTCCCAATAACTTACCTCACTACCCTCCAAAATTCTGGGGAAAGTCCTGTGATTCGTCCCATTGACACCAAAAGGGCGGGGTGATAGGTTGGAAACGGTGGGGGTCGCCCCAAGCGGGAATCCGAGTGGAGACTTTTCGGGGCCGAGCATGACTGGAGCGTTGTGTGGAGAAAAGACCCCGGGGTGCGTCGTCTGGTCACTC
The genomic region above belongs to Deltaproteobacteria bacterium and contains:
- a CDS encoding transposase encodes the protein MIAKLLEKSKFAHKISCGFQKPGRKFMVQMLYGIQASKDVKLSSISRSLNEQIPLIKTEGRLSRNIGKHDLTGQINGNLLADGAGRVNPDAVIALDISDIDKPYARKMENLALVRDGSTG